The proteins below come from a single Pedobacter aquae genomic window:
- a CDS encoding HEPN domain-containing protein translates to MQSFRTELENPLVEKEIIDLEQKIRAFREGKIHDEKFRSLRLARGVYGQRQPGVQMVRIKLPFGKVTFKQILKIADISDEYASKNLHFTTRQDIQIHYVSLDRTPELWAKLAEDDITLREACGNTVRNVTASPTSGIDPKEPFDVSPYAQAYFEYFLRNPICQEMGRKIKISFSSSDDDTAFSFIHDLGFIPKVKIENGQEVRGFKVLLGGGLGAQPSLAHVVSEFMHEDDIIPFGEAVLRVFDRYGERNNRNKARMKFLVNKIGIDEVLRLVEEEKTAIKVKTFKINRDTVKTPVLPVKVTEQVTVIDEVEYQKWVATNTFEQKQEGFFGAYIKVSTGDMPTAQARLLIDGIKNLVADEIRITINQGLLLKYVPAENLPALYNVLKSLNLVALGFDSVADVTTCPGTDTCNLGISNSTELSRILESVIYEEYPELIYDRDIKIKISGCMNSCGQHGLAHIGFHGSSLKANGKVLPAVQVLLGGGIVGDGLGRAADKVLKVPSKRAPQVLRNVLDDFHTNASENQTFHAYYDEKGKDYFYQLLKPLADSTLFTDSDFVDWGHEETFQTAIGVGECAGVVIDLVATLIFEAEEKFSWAVEAYEKQAWADAIYYSYSVFVSGAKALLLDLGVNSSTQSGIIKEFTERFEGQFVDGPFSDLVLEINKNEPTAAFAESYLAQANDFLEKVKNHRNQPELEKSANA, encoded by the coding sequence ATGCAAAGCTTTAGAACAGAACTTGAAAATCCTTTAGTAGAAAAAGAAATTATAGATCTTGAACAAAAGATTAGAGCTTTTCGTGAAGGAAAAATTCATGATGAAAAATTTAGAAGTCTAAGGTTGGCCAGAGGCGTTTACGGCCAAAGACAGCCTGGTGTTCAAATGGTTCGTATCAAATTACCTTTTGGTAAAGTTACTTTTAAGCAAATTTTAAAAATTGCAGATATTTCCGATGAGTATGCATCAAAAAATCTGCATTTTACTACCCGTCAGGATATTCAAATTCATTATGTAAGTTTAGATAGAACGCCAGAATTATGGGCAAAACTTGCAGAAGATGATATTACTTTAAGAGAAGCTTGCGGTAACACGGTAAGAAATGTTACAGCATCGCCAACTTCAGGAATAGATCCTAAAGAACCATTTGATGTTTCTCCTTATGCACAGGCATATTTCGAGTATTTTCTAAGAAATCCTATCTGCCAAGAAATGGGTAGAAAAATTAAGATTTCTTTTTCTTCAAGTGATGATGATACTGCTTTCTCTTTTATTCATGATTTAGGTTTTATCCCTAAAGTGAAAATAGAGAACGGCCAAGAAGTAAGAGGTTTCAAAGTTTTACTAGGTGGTGGTTTGGGTGCACAACCTTCTTTAGCGCATGTAGTAAGCGAGTTTATGCATGAAGACGATATTATCCCTTTTGGAGAAGCTGTACTTCGTGTTTTTGATAGATATGGCGAGCGTAATAACAGAAATAAAGCTCGTATGAAGTTCTTGGTTAATAAAATCGGGATAGACGAAGTTTTAAGATTAGTTGAAGAAGAAAAGACCGCTATAAAAGTTAAGACTTTTAAAATCAACAGAGATACCGTTAAAACTCCGGTTTTACCAGTAAAAGTTACTGAGCAAGTAACCGTTATAGATGAAGTTGAATACCAAAAATGGGTAGCTACCAATACTTTCGAGCAAAAGCAAGAAGGCTTTTTTGGGGCTTATATAAAAGTAAGCACTGGCGATATGCCTACTGCACAAGCAAGGTTATTGATTGATGGTATCAAGAATTTAGTTGCAGATGAGATTAGAATCACCATTAACCAAGGTTTACTTTTAAAATATGTGCCAGCAGAAAATTTACCTGCTTTGTATAATGTTTTAAAATCATTAAATCTGGTTGCTTTAGGTTTTGATAGCGTTGCCGATGTGACTACCTGCCCGGGTACAGATACTTGCAATTTGGGTATCTCTAACAGTACAGAGCTAAGCCGTATTTTAGAATCAGTAATTTATGAGGAATATCCAGAGTTGATTTACGATAGAGATATCAAAATTAAAATTAGTGGATGTATGAATAGCTGCGGTCAGCATGGTTTAGCACATATTGGTTTCCACGGAAGTTCTTTAAAAGCCAATGGTAAAGTTTTACCAGCGGTACAAGTACTTTTAGGTGGTGGTATTGTTGGCGATGGTTTAGGCAGAGCAGCAGATAAAGTTTTAAAAGTTCCATCTAAAAGAGCACCACAGGTTTTAAGGAATGTGTTGGATGATTTTCATACAAATGCATCAGAAAACCAAACATTCCACGCTTATTACGATGAAAAAGGAAAAGATTATTTCTATCAATTATTAAAGCCTTTGGCAGATAGCACTTTGTTTACCGATAGTGATTTTGTTGATTGGGGACATGAAGAAACTTTCCAAACGGCTATTGGGGTTGGTGAGTGTGCTGGTGTTGTAATAGACTTAGTAGCTACTTTAATATTTGAAGCTGAAGAGAAATTTAGCTGGGCAGTAGAAGCTTATGAAAAACAAGCTTGGGCCGATGCTATTTACTATTCTTATAGCGTATTTGTTAGTGGTGCTAAAGCATTATTGTTAGATTTGGGAGTGAATAGCAGTACACAATCTGGTATCATCAAAGAATTTACAGAGCGTTTTGAAGGACAGTTTGTAGATGGTCCTTTTAGCGATTTAGTTTTAGAAATCAATAAAAATGAGCCTACAGCAGCTTTTGCAGAGTCTTACCTTGCACAAGCAAATGATTTTCTTGAGAAAGTTAAAAATCACAGAAATCAACCGGAGTTAGAGAAATCTGCAAACGCATAA
- a CDS encoding OsmC family protein codes for MKVELNRVNDAVHFEAASSFSDIKVHIDGSPEIGGEGLGARPMELVLMALASCSSLDLISILKKQRQVIEDLKVVVEAQRKDGIPAVFTSIHMILNLKVT; via the coding sequence ATGAAAGTAGAATTAAATAGAGTTAACGATGCAGTACATTTCGAAGCTGCAAGTAGTTTTAGTGATATTAAAGTACATATAGACGGTTCTCCGGAAATTGGCGGTGAAGGTTTAGGCGCAAGACCTATGGAGCTAGTTTTAATGGCGTTAGCGTCTTGCAGTTCTTTAGATTTAATATCAATACTAAAAAAACAAAGACAAGTTATAGAAGATTTAAAAGTGGTAGTAGAAGCCCAAAGAAAAGATGGTATACCAGCAGTTTTCACTTCTATACATATGATTTTAAATTTAAAGGTAACTTAG
- a CDS encoding DMT family transporter, with the protein MSHPLKAILFGLLSALFFSATYILNKSMASAGGDFLWSACLRYIITLPIILMVALLSKGGKTMFKAVFNNPLPWLLWGSVGFGLFYIALTAAASFSPAWLVAGTFQTTIIAGLLLSPLIYKDERKIIPKKAFIATCIILLGVIISQIGEVKSSSLLYILIGALLVMFSAFMFPLGNRMILLFQEKEHIKLNAIQRVAGMTLGSMPLWLIVAAIAYFRSGAPSSSEVVQSGIIALSSGVIATVLFFKATEMAGSNTSILGAVEATQSAEIGITLMLELLFLNGKAPSTLSILGMILITLGMLYYTKISSAKSH; encoded by the coding sequence ATGTCTCATCCTTTAAAAGCAATTCTTTTTGGTTTACTCTCGGCCTTATTTTTTAGTGCTACTTATATTTTAAATAAAAGTATGGCTAGTGCCGGAGGAGATTTCTTATGGTCGGCTTGTTTAAGATACATCATTACCTTACCCATTATTTTAATGGTAGCCTTATTAAGTAAAGGTGGTAAAACTATGTTTAAAGCAGTTTTTAACAACCCTTTACCTTGGTTATTATGGGGAAGTGTAGGTTTTGGGCTGTTTTATATCGCCTTAACGGCAGCAGCCTCTTTTAGTCCGGCTTGGTTGGTTGCTGGTACTTTTCAAACTACCATTATTGCGGGTTTACTTCTTTCTCCATTAATCTATAAAGATGAGCGAAAAATCATCCCCAAAAAGGCTTTTATAGCAACCTGTATCATCCTATTAGGCGTAATAATTTCTCAAATTGGCGAGGTTAAATCATCTTCCTTGCTTTATATCCTTATTGGGGCTTTATTAGTGATGTTTTCTGCCTTTATGTTTCCTTTAGGCAATAGAATGATTTTACTATTTCAAGAAAAAGAACATATTAAACTAAATGCCATACAACGTGTTGCGGGGATGACTTTAGGATCTATGCCTTTATGGTTAATAGTTGCCGCTATAGCTTACTTTAGAAGTGGTGCGCCATCATCTTCAGAGGTTGTACAATCGGGTATAATTGCTTTATCGTCTGGTGTAATTGCTACTGTTTTATTTTTTAAAGCTACAGAAATGGCGGGTAGCAATACTTCTATTTTAGGTGCGGTAGAAGCAACACAATCTGCCGAGATTGGCATTACCTTAATGTTAGAGCTTTTATTCTTAAATGGAAAAGCACCATCTACATTAAGTATTTTAGGGATGATATTGATAACCTTAGGTATGTTGTATTATACCAAAATATCATCGGCTAAAAGCCATTAA
- a CDS encoding RrF2 family transcriptional regulator, which yields MLSKKTKYAIRALIALGERYQKESVNISFIAETEKIPKKFLEQILLELRNAGFLYSKKGAGGGYSLLKDPQEINLVQVMRLTGGPIAQLPCVSLNFYQRCDECKEESTCGIRDTFKDVRDATLKILSETTIADLIAKEKRLAG from the coding sequence ATGTTATCCAAGAAAACCAAATACGCTATTAGAGCACTTATTGCTTTAGGAGAACGCTACCAGAAAGAATCTGTTAATATTTCTTTTATTGCAGAAACAGAGAAAATTCCTAAGAAATTTCTCGAACAAATTTTGCTCGAGTTGCGTAATGCTGGCTTTTTATACAGTAAAAAAGGTGCTGGCGGTGGTTATTCTTTATTAAAAGATCCTCAAGAGATAAATCTTGTGCAAGTAATGCGCTTGACCGGGGGGCCAATAGCTCAATTACCTTGCGTAAGCTTAAATTTTTATCAACGTTGCGATGAGTGTAAAGAGGAAAGCACTTGCGGTATCAGAGATACTTTTAAAGATGTAAGAGACGCAACTTTAAAAATTTTATCTGAGACTACCATCGCAGATTTAATTGCTAAGGAGAAAAGATTAGCTGGCTAA
- a CDS encoding TSUP family transporter has product MNQTLAQDSEKEKAGNQLFPIFLKLQNFNTLLVGGGNVGLEKLEAMLNNSPDANITVVADRYLDEVFTLLEKHPQVKTIQRQFQVSDLEGKELVILATDNYELHQQIQQLCKVNGILVNVADTPHLCDFYLGSIVKKGNLKIAISTNGKSPTVAKRLKQVLNESLPDELDQTLDNINKIRNTLTGDFAYKVKKLNEVTASLVDEEPKQKISPKALGWIIWITVLAFAGITFFALWNQDPAFKNYLLTVNPYFYYFLIAGFIFAMVDGAIGMSYGVTSTTFSLSMGIPPASASTAVHISEILSNGIAGWMHFKMGNVNKKLFKMLVIPGIIGAVIGAFLLSSLEHYSHYTKPLISVYTFVLGVIIIRKAIIANRRKNEPAKKKITKVAPLGFTGGFVDAVGGGGWGTIVLSTLIAGGRNARYSLGSVKLSRFFVALMSSLTFVTMLNDLHWYAVSGLVLGSAIASPIAAKVSNKISAKTIMFAVGIIVILASSKNIIGFIMKFLA; this is encoded by the coding sequence ATGAATCAAACATTAGCTCAAGATAGTGAAAAGGAAAAGGCTGGAAATCAGCTTTTTCCTATTTTCTTAAAGCTGCAAAACTTCAATACCTTATTGGTAGGTGGTGGTAATGTAGGTTTAGAAAAGCTTGAAGCTATGTTAAACAATAGTCCTGATGCAAATATTACCGTAGTTGCAGATAGGTATTTAGACGAAGTTTTTACTTTGTTAGAGAAACATCCGCAAGTAAAAACTATTCAACGTCAATTTCAGGTATCAGATTTAGAAGGTAAAGAGCTGGTGATATTAGCCACCGATAATTACGAGCTTCACCAACAAATACAGCAATTATGCAAGGTAAATGGCATATTGGTTAATGTTGCTGATACACCTCATCTATGCGATTTTTATTTAGGCTCAATTGTAAAAAAAGGAAATCTTAAAATTGCTATTTCTACCAATGGTAAATCGCCAACGGTAGCAAAAAGACTAAAACAGGTGTTAAACGAAAGTTTACCAGATGAGTTAGACCAAACTCTAGATAACATCAATAAAATAAGAAATACCTTAACAGGAGATTTCGCTTATAAAGTTAAAAAGCTAAATGAAGTTACCGCTAGTTTGGTTGATGAAGAGCCTAAACAGAAAATCTCTCCTAAAGCTTTAGGTTGGATTATCTGGATAACTGTTCTGGCCTTTGCAGGGATAACATTTTTTGCCCTTTGGAATCAAGACCCGGCTTTTAAGAATTACTTGCTTACCGTTAATCCATACTTCTATTATTTTTTAATAGCAGGTTTTATTTTCGCTATGGTTGATGGTGCTATTGGGATGTCATACGGCGTAACTTCTACAACTTTTTCACTTTCTATGGGGATTCCTCCTGCATCAGCTAGTACGGCAGTACATATCTCAGAAATATTAAGTAATGGTATAGCCGGCTGGATGCATTTTAAAATGGGTAATGTAAATAAGAAACTCTTTAAAATGTTGGTTATTCCTGGGATTATAGGTGCGGTTATAGGAGCGTTTTTGTTATCGTCTTTAGAACATTACAGTCATTATACCAAACCCCTAATTTCTGTTTACACTTTTGTTTTAGGGGTGATTATCATCAGGAAAGCTATTATAGCTAACAGAAGAAAAAACGAGCCAGCAAAGAAAAAAATCACGAAAGTAGCGCCTTTAGGCTTTACAGGTGGTTTTGTAGATGCTGTTGGTGGCGGTGGTTGGGGTACTATTGTATTATCAACCCTTATTGCTGGTGGTAGAAATGCTCGTTATTCTTTAGGTTCGGTTAAACTGAGTAGGTTTTTTGTGGCTTTAATGAGCTCCTTAACCTTTGTTACCATGTTGAATGATTTACATTGGTACGCCGTAAGCGGTTTAGTTTTAGGAAGCGCCATAGCATCGCCTATAGCAGCTAAAGTATCAAATAAGATATCAGCCAAAACCATCATGTTTGCAGTAGGTATCATTGTGATTTTAGCTAGCAGCAAAAATATCATTGGTTTTATCATGAAATTTTTAGCATAG
- a CDS encoding LysE family transporter: MFLLTFIVAVVVNFVGYLPFGNINLTAVQMSVNKGMKQALVFILTFSIFEACFTYVLMRFAEWFATKKDLMHWLDWVLIAVFIILGTSSWSNAKKELKQNTNHRKRDSIKTGIILGIFNPMQIPFWMIGGTYLISHQWITTEGFGLEIFAVGAAIGAFSALYLFAKFAQYIQNKFALSHQIINKSVACIFFALAIIHIVKLVFFK; encoded by the coding sequence ATGTTTTTACTCACCTTTATAGTTGCTGTAGTTGTAAACTTTGTAGGTTATTTGCCCTTCGGCAATATTAACCTCACGGCTGTTCAAATGTCTGTGAATAAAGGCATGAAACAAGCATTGGTATTTATACTCACATTTTCTATTTTTGAGGCTTGTTTTACTTATGTGTTGATGCGCTTCGCAGAATGGTTTGCTACAAAAAAAGATTTGATGCACTGGCTAGATTGGGTATTAATAGCTGTTTTTATCATTTTAGGAACCAGTAGTTGGAGCAACGCAAAAAAAGAATTAAAGCAAAATACCAACCACAGAAAAAGAGACAGCATTAAAACCGGTATCATCTTAGGAATATTTAATCCTATGCAAATACCTTTCTGGATGATTGGAGGAACCTATCTTATATCTCATCAATGGATTACCACGGAGGGTTTTGGATTAGAAATTTTTGCCGTTGGAGCTGCTATAGGTGCTTTTTCTGCTTTATACCTATTCGCTAAATTTGCCCAATACATCCAAAATAAATTTGCTTTAAGTCACCAAATAATTAATAAAAGCGTAGCTTGTATATTCTTTGCTTTAGCAATTATTCATATTGTAAAGCTTGTATTTTTTAAATAA
- the cysD gene encoding sulfate adenylyltransferase subunit CysD has protein sequence MDYLDQLEAEAIAILREVAGQFEKPALLFSGGKDSITLVKLAEKAFRPGKFPFPLVHIDTGHNFPETIEFRDKLVEQLGEKLIVGYVQDSIDQGKVIEQTGKNASRNALQTVTLLDTILEGKFDACIGGARRDEEKARAKERIFSVRDEFGQWDPKRQRPELWNIYNGKIHKGENVRVFPISNWTELDVWNYIKRENIELPSVYFAHERDVIMRNGQWMAASEYLNMDEEDIITRKKVRFRTVGDMTCTAAVESDKDQIDDIILEISQSKISERGARMDDKVSEAAMEDRKKGGYF, from the coding sequence ATGGATTATTTAGATCAGTTAGAGGCAGAAGCAATTGCAATTTTAAGAGAAGTTGCAGGGCAATTTGAAAAGCCTGCACTTTTATTTTCGGGAGGTAAAGATTCTATTACCCTTGTGAAATTGGCAGAAAAAGCTTTCCGTCCGGGAAAATTTCCTTTTCCTTTGGTACATATTGATACAGGCCACAATTTCCCTGAAACCATAGAGTTTAGAGATAAATTGGTAGAACAATTAGGAGAAAAACTTATTGTTGGGTACGTTCAAGATTCTATAGACCAAGGAAAAGTAATAGAGCAAACAGGCAAAAATGCTAGTAGAAATGCTTTACAAACGGTTACACTTTTAGATACCATCTTAGAAGGTAAGTTTGATGCTTGTATTGGTGGAGCTAGAAGAGACGAAGAAAAAGCGAGAGCTAAAGAAAGAATTTTCTCTGTTCGTGATGAGTTTGGCCAATGGGATCCAAAACGCCAGCGCCCAGAGCTTTGGAATATCTATAACGGAAAAATCCATAAAGGAGAAAATGTTAGGGTATTCCCAATTAGTAATTGGACAGAGCTTGACGTTTGGAATTACATCAAACGTGAGAACATAGAATTACCTTCTGTTTATTTTGCTCATGAACGTGACGTGATTATGCGTAACGGGCAATGGATGGCAGCTTCAGAATATCTAAATATGGATGAAGAAGATATCATCACCAGAAAAAAAGTAAGATTTAGAACCGTTGGTGATATGACTTGTACCGCCGCTGTAGAGTCTGATAAAGACCAAATAGATGATATTATTTTAGAGATTTCACAATCTAAAATAAGTGAGCGTGGTGCCAGAATGGATGATAAAGTTTCAGAAGCGGCTATGGAAGACCGTAAAAAAGGAGGATATTTCTAA
- a CDS encoding phosphoadenylyl-sulfate reductase, which yields MNKAEEIKEIIKGLSPEEVLAVLAKSYEGEIVFSTSFGWEDQVISHMIFTKALPIKVFTLETGRLFPETYYVWNRTLETYQKPIHTYFPDAALLQEFVSAKGPNSFYESVENRKSCCGIRKVEPLNRALKGQKIWITGIRADQSTNREDMDWVEWDEAHQLVKVHPIFHWTLEDVKKYVATNNIPYNPLHDKGFPSIGCAPCTRAVREGEDFRAGRWWWEDQSKKECGLHDLEAKS from the coding sequence ATGAATAAAGCAGAAGAAATAAAAGAAATTATAAAAGGTCTTAGTCCTGAAGAGGTTTTAGCAGTCTTAGCTAAAAGCTACGAGGGAGAGATTGTTTTTTCAACAAGTTTTGGTTGGGAAGACCAAGTAATTTCGCACATGATTTTTACTAAAGCCCTACCCATAAAGGTATTTACTTTAGAAACAGGAAGATTATTTCCAGAAACTTATTATGTGTGGAATAGGACTTTAGAAACCTATCAAAAGCCTATTCATACCTATTTTCCTGATGCGGCTTTGTTACAAGAGTTTGTATCGGCCAAAGGGCCAAATAGTTTTTATGAATCGGTAGAAAATAGAAAAAGCTGCTGTGGTATAAGAAAAGTAGAACCTTTAAATAGAGCTTTAAAGGGGCAAAAAATTTGGATAACGGGTATCAGGGCAGATCAATCTACCAACCGTGAAGATATGGATTGGGTAGAGTGGGATGAAGCGCATCAATTGGTAAAAGTGCACCCAATTTTTCATTGGACATTAGAAGACGTTAAAAAGTATGTTGCTACAAACAACATCCCATATAACCCTTTACATGACAAAGGTTTCCCTAGCATAGGTTGTGCACCATGTACCAGAGCCGTAAGAGAAGGAGAAGATTTTAGAGCAGGAAGATGGTGGTGGGAAGACCAAAGCAAAAAAGAATGCGGTTTGCATGATTTAGAAGCGAAAAGCTAA
- the cysN gene encoding sulfate adenylyltransferase subunit CysN, whose amino-acid sequence MDILKFLTAGSVDDGKSTLIGRMLYDTESILQDQLEAIQNSSRKNDDGSIDLAILTDGLKAEREQGITIDVAYKYFQTEKRKFIIADTPGHIQYTRNMVTGASNADLAIILIDARKGVIEQTIRHSYLVSLLALEHVVVCVNKMDMVDYSEEVFEKIHADYHSLAVKLNLHEVTFIPVSALKGDNIVNNSLNMPWYKGKSLLDHLETVPVREMDALLPARFPVQWVIRPQTEELHDYRGYAGRVASGAFKVGDTIKVLPSGMKSKISKIETFDGEHAIAEEGKSITMHLEDEIDISRGDMISEAERQPIVSNLIEADICWMDTRELDTSATYFIQHNSKLTRCKIQEILYKVNINTLEKVNADAFGLNDIGRVEIKTADELAFDAYDVNKRNGGAIIIDSRTNVTVGALMLRAAL is encoded by the coding sequence ATGGATATTTTAAAATTTTTAACAGCAGGAAGTGTTGATGATGGTAAAAGTACCTTAATTGGTAGAATGCTGTACGATACAGAATCTATTTTACAAGATCAATTAGAAGCTATCCAAAACTCTAGTCGTAAAAACGATGATGGTTCTATAGATTTAGCCATTTTAACCGATGGTTTAAAAGCAGAACGTGAACAAGGAATTACAATTGATGTTGCTTATAAATATTTCCAAACAGAGAAACGTAAGTTCATCATTGCTGATACACCTGGTCATATCCAGTATACCAGAAATATGGTTACAGGTGCTTCTAACGCAGATTTAGCTATTATTCTGATAGATGCTCGTAAAGGTGTGATAGAGCAAACCATCCGCCATTCTTATTTAGTTTCTCTACTTGCTTTAGAGCATGTGGTAGTTTGCGTAAATAAAATGGATATGGTTGATTATAGTGAAGAAGTTTTTGAGAAAATCCACGCAGATTACCACTCTTTAGCTGTTAAATTGAATTTGCATGAAGTTACTTTTATCCCTGTAAGTGCGTTAAAAGGAGATAACATCGTTAATAACTCTTTAAACATGCCATGGTATAAAGGCAAAAGCTTGTTAGACCATTTAGAAACGGTACCTGTTAGAGAAATGGATGCGCTTTTACCAGCTCGTTTCCCAGTACAATGGGTAATTAGGCCACAAACAGAAGAGCTTCATGATTATAGAGGTTATGCCGGCCGTGTGGCAAGCGGTGCTTTTAAAGTAGGAGATACGATAAAAGTATTACCTTCTGGTATGAAATCAAAAATTTCAAAAATTGAAACTTTTGATGGCGAGCATGCCATTGCAGAAGAAGGAAAATCTATTACCATGCATTTAGAAGATGAGATAGATATCAGTAGAGGAGATATGATTTCTGAGGCCGAAAGACAGCCTATAGTTTCTAATTTAATTGAGGCTGATATCTGCTGGATGGATACTCGCGAATTAGATACATCAGCTACCTATTTTATTCAGCATAATAGTAAGCTTACGCGATGCAAAATTCAAGAGATACTATACAAAGTAAATATCAATACACTAGAAAAAGTAAACGCTGATGCTTTTGGATTGAATGACATTGGTAGGGTAGAAATTAAAACAGCTGATGAATTGGCTTTTGATGCTTACGATGTAAATAAGAGAAACGGTGGTGCCATTATTATTGATAGTAGAACCAATGTAACCGTTGGTGCTTTAATGTTAAGAGCAGCACTTTAA
- a CDS encoding DUF2157 domain-containing protein — protein sequence MADILPANFKGLNMNIDREKADFLDEMIDYWKKESIIEEETAEKLKSSYETKAFDWRKLAQYAIYIALACGVFALGSLLIDDDILNFIYQIYDAPNYIISLFSFAIAAWVLYRGNKRRATFPKQEFTNEALLFIGVMLIANGLAYLGKSFQGNADRYSTIFLMAIPVYAFLGYFFKSRLIWAFALFSLGAWFGTESSYLSRSNFYFLGMNYPLRFVCFGAILTALSFTLKNIKKHQFLFQTTYFIGLLYSFSALWLLSIFGNFASIDQWYQVNQIQLFAWALLSISICILTLFIGFKFKDEMAREFGATFLIINLYSRFFEYFWDSWHKALFFFILAISFWLIGRKAEKIWNVEFLKK from the coding sequence TTGGCTGATATTTTGCCAGCTAATTTTAAAGGGCTAAATATGAATATAGACCGCGAGAAAGCAGATTTTTTAGATGAGATGATAGATTACTGGAAGAAAGAATCTATTATTGAAGAAGAAACTGCCGAAAAGCTAAAATCTTCTTATGAAACCAAAGCATTCGACTGGCGCAAATTAGCACAATACGCTATTTATATTGCGTTAGCTTGTGGCGTATTTGCTTTAGGCTCTCTCCTTATTGATGATGACATCTTGAATTTCATTTATCAAATTTATGATGCTCCAAATTACATCATCAGTTTATTTTCTTTTGCTATAGCCGCTTGGGTACTATATAGAGGTAATAAAAGAAGAGCAACATTCCCTAAACAGGAATTCACCAATGAAGCCTTACTTTTTATTGGTGTTATGCTAATTGCTAATGGTTTAGCTTATTTAGGAAAATCTTTTCAGGGGAATGCAGATAGGTATTCTACTATCTTCCTGATGGCGATACCTGTTTATGCATTTTTAGGTTATTTCTTTAAATCTAGGTTGATATGGGCTTTTGCCTTATTCTCGTTAGGTGCCTGGTTTGGTACAGAAAGCAGCTATCTATCTAGAAGTAATTTTTATTTCCTGGGGATGAATTACCCTTTACGCTTTGTTTGTTTTGGAGCTATTTTAACTGCCTTATCTTTTACCTTAAAGAATATCAAGAAGCACCAATTCTTATTCCAAACCACTTACTTTATTGGTTTATTATACTCATTTTCTGCACTTTGGCTCTTATCAATTTTCGGAAATTTTGCTTCTATAGACCAATGGTATCAGGTAAACCAAATACAGCTTTTTGCTTGGGCTTTACTTTCTATTTCCATCTGTATCCTTACCCTATTTATTGGCTTTAAATTTAAAGATGAAATGGCTAGAGAGTTTGGGGCTACCTTCCTCATCATTAACTTATACAGTAGGTTTTTTGAATATTTTTGGGATAGCTGGCATAAAGCTTTATTCTTCTTTATTTTGGCAATTTCTTTTTGGTTGATTGGGCGTAAAGCAGAGAAAATCTGGAATGTTGAATTTCTAAAAAAGTAA